The Haemorhous mexicanus isolate bHaeMex1 chromosome 5, bHaeMex1.pri, whole genome shotgun sequence genome contains a region encoding:
- the KCNMB4 gene encoding calcium-activated potassium channel subunit beta-4 — protein MARSRAAYEYTEAEDKSMRLGFLLIAAGLLSLLGLGCCWLRPALQERGGGGSANCTVLAVRQLGERFACTFSCGAACRGTARYPCLQVLVRTSRSSAPALLHEDERQLRTNPKCSYIPPCARDDQENSENVTYKQKYWKEKVGSQPFTCYFNQHLRPDDVMLKRTHDETVLLHCFLWPVVTFLVGVLIVVLTICAKSLAIRAEAIKKKKHL, from the exons ATGGCGAGGAGCCGGGCGGCTTACGAGTACACGGAGGCGGAGGACAAGAGCATGCGGCTGGGTTTCCTGCTCATCGCCGCCGGCTTGCTCTCCCTCTTGGGTTTGGGCTGTTGCTGGCTTCGCCCGGCGCTGCAggagcgcggcggcggcggctcggcCAACTGCACGGTGCTGGCGGTGCGGCAGCTGGGGGAGCGCTTCGCCTGCACCTTCTCCTGCGGTGCCGCCTGCCGCGGCACCGCCCGCTACCCCTGCCTCCAGGTCCTGGTCCGCACCTCCCGCTCCTCCGCGCCCGCCCTGCTCCATGAGGACGAGCGGCAGCTGCGCACCAACCCCAAG TGCTCATACATCCCTCCCTGTGCAAGAGACGATCAGGAGAACTCTGAGAACGTCACGTACAAGCAGAAATACTGGAAAGAGAAAGTGGGCTCTCAACCATTTACGTGCTATTTTAACCAGCACTTGAG GCCGGACGATGTGATGCTGAAGCGCACCCATGACGAGACTGTTCTCTTGCACTGCTTCCTCTGGCCCGTGGTGACTTTCCTGGTCGGAGTCCTCATCGTGGTCCTGACCATCTGTGCCAAGAGCTTGGCTATCAGGGCAGAggcaataaaaaagaagaagcatTTGTGA